From a region of the Myxococcus stipitatus genome:
- a CDS encoding OmpA family protein, producing MSTLRLSRATGTRMSGWCARWRRTWTLVALLLARGALAQEPVALPDFIMERLDVNPGPGPLATGGGTVLRPGELRLMMLGHYQHEPLSLNTKEGDMPLLRSRSTGLLSVAFGLSSRLQLDIQVPVLTQREGDNLEGQGLLAPTRHGLGAPRVGARVGLLNTEDDDSVDLAVEVDVNLPMGTQGAMARARETSALAKVIVAGRLGYVLAPSFEAGVLLRPTAAIEASELETREIGSELRMGAGLMTTGAPLRGEVVVNMGLSWKQARTAAELLAGARYAPRDGVELFALAGLGLGSEPGVPLFRFVAGVSFSQLLGEDTSPDTDTSIVHESVPLPMPDPGRRAGDFRGDQGSPLQGPDVASPIANVARDRFVLEGRVYFQTGSAELPAESPDLERAVSMMLTNPAVQLMTVDGHTDDSRAETFNPSLGRNRAEAVWRYLVEHGVSPAKLRLRSFGPEHPAQSNGTPEGRERNRRVELLLMIPSNQEPTP from the coding sequence ATGAGCACCCTTCGTCTGTCGCGCGCCACAGGGACGCGGATGAGCGGCTGGTGTGCCAGGTGGCGGCGAACATGGACGCTGGTGGCGTTGCTGCTGGCGCGAGGTGCCCTCGCCCAGGAGCCGGTGGCCTTGCCGGACTTCATCATGGAGCGCCTGGACGTGAACCCGGGGCCGGGTCCCCTGGCGACCGGAGGCGGCACGGTGCTGCGCCCGGGCGAGCTGCGGCTGATGATGCTGGGCCACTACCAGCACGAGCCGCTGTCCTTGAACACGAAGGAGGGAGACATGCCCCTCCTGCGCAGCCGCTCCACCGGCCTGTTGTCGGTGGCGTTCGGCTTGAGCTCCCGGCTCCAGCTCGACATCCAGGTCCCCGTGCTGACCCAGCGCGAAGGCGACAACCTGGAGGGCCAGGGCCTGCTCGCGCCGACACGTCACGGCCTGGGCGCGCCACGCGTCGGCGCGCGCGTGGGCCTGCTCAACACGGAGGACGACGACTCCGTGGACCTGGCGGTGGAGGTGGACGTCAACCTGCCCATGGGCACGCAGGGGGCCATGGCCCGGGCGCGGGAGACGAGCGCGCTGGCGAAGGTCATCGTCGCCGGTCGGCTGGGCTACGTCCTGGCGCCCTCCTTCGAGGCGGGCGTGCTGCTGCGCCCCACGGCGGCCATCGAGGCCTCCGAGTTGGAGACGCGGGAGATCGGCAGCGAGCTGCGCATGGGCGCGGGCCTGATGACCACGGGCGCGCCGTTGCGGGGAGAGGTCGTCGTCAACATGGGCCTGTCGTGGAAGCAGGCCCGGACGGCGGCGGAGCTCCTCGCCGGCGCTCGCTATGCCCCCCGCGACGGTGTGGAGCTGTTCGCCCTCGCGGGACTGGGGCTCGGCTCGGAGCCGGGCGTCCCGCTGTTCCGGTTCGTGGCCGGCGTGTCGTTCTCCCAGCTGCTGGGCGAGGACACGAGCCCCGACACCGACACGAGCATCGTCCATGAGTCCGTGCCGCTGCCCATGCCCGATCCGGGCCGGCGCGCGGGCGACTTCCGCGGCGACCAGGGCTCCCCGCTCCAGGGCCCGGACGTCGCCTCGCCCATCGCCAACGTGGCCCGGGACCGCTTCGTGCTGGAGGGACGGGTGTACTTCCAGACCGGCAGCGCGGAGCTGCCCGCCGAGTCCCCCGACCTGGAGCGCGCCGTGTCGATGATGCTCACCAACCCCGCCGTGCAGCTGATGACGGTGGATGGGCACACGGACGACTCGCGGGCGGAGACCTTCAACCCGAGCCTGGGTCGCAACCGCGCCGAGGCGGTGTGGCGCTACCTCGTGGAACACGGCGTGTCGCCCGCCAAGCTGCGCCTGCGGAGCTTCGGTCCGGAGCACCCCGCGCAGAGCAACGGCACCCCCGAGGGCCGGGAGCGCAACCGCCGTGTCGAACTCCTCCTCATGATTCCCTCCAACCAGGAGCCCACACCATGA
- a CDS encoding AraC family transcriptional regulator, protein MLDLEHPRSDVLADVLGVSLLRNVLYKRIEARAPWGLRVASRQRAVFYLIARGSGRLEVEGEPPVELAVGEAVLLPHGTSHVLRDSPTSEAVDACDGRPCIAPGPRTLGGTGAPTSILTGFFDLGGRPPSLLVDMPRVVALRPTDKAVAPWVSATLQLILTEAAQPGPASPLVLQRLADVLFVQTLRSLATSGHVCKRRGLPALVDESIHRALSLMHQAPARAWTLATLASEVGLSRSSFAARFMERVGEAPLEYLTRWRMTRAAELLRDTDHGLDEIASRVGYVSVPAFSRAFVRLQGERPGAYRRSSRERVRLVANERTT, encoded by the coding sequence ATGCTGGACCTGGAGCATCCGCGGAGCGACGTGCTCGCCGACGTGCTCGGCGTCTCGCTGTTGCGCAACGTCCTGTACAAGCGAATCGAGGCGCGGGCGCCATGGGGCCTGCGAGTCGCGTCCCGGCAACGGGCGGTCTTCTACTTGATTGCCCGTGGCTCCGGACGGCTCGAGGTGGAGGGAGAGCCTCCCGTCGAGCTCGCGGTCGGCGAGGCGGTGTTGTTGCCCCACGGGACATCTCACGTGCTGAGGGACTCACCCACGAGCGAGGCCGTCGACGCGTGCGATGGCCGCCCCTGTATCGCGCCGGGTCCTCGCACGCTCGGAGGAACGGGCGCGCCCACGTCGATCCTCACGGGGTTCTTCGACCTGGGAGGCAGGCCCCCATCCCTGCTGGTGGACATGCCCAGGGTCGTCGCGCTGCGTCCCACCGACAAGGCCGTGGCCCCCTGGGTCTCCGCCACGCTCCAGCTCATCCTGACGGAGGCGGCCCAACCCGGTCCCGCCAGTCCACTCGTGCTCCAGCGGCTCGCGGATGTCCTCTTCGTCCAGACATTGCGTTCGCTGGCCACCTCGGGGCACGTGTGCAAGCGGCGGGGACTTCCTGCCCTGGTCGACGAATCCATCCACCGCGCGCTCTCGCTGATGCACCAGGCTCCCGCCCGGGCCTGGACGCTCGCGACGCTCGCGTCGGAGGTCGGGCTCTCCCGCTCCTCCTTCGCGGCGCGCTTCATGGAGCGTGTCGGGGAAGCGCCGCTCGAGTACCTGACCCGGTGGCGGATGACGCGCGCCGCGGAGCTGCTCCGCGACACCGACCACGGACTGGATGAGATTGCCTCGCGGGTGGGCTACGTGAGCGTTCCAGCGTTCAGCCGGGCCTTCGTGAGACTCCAAGGGGAGCGGCCGGGGGCATATCGTCGGAGTTCACGCGAGCGTGTGCGGCTCGTCGCGAACGAGCGGACGACGTGA
- a CDS encoding malonic semialdehyde reductase: MASARDEELALLFRDARTHNVWLDQPVSDDLLRQVYDLARMGPTGGNANPLRVGFVKSAEAKARLLASVAPQNVDKVRTAPVTAILAYDRDYHERLLQLFPARPEFYERFSQMPVERRNRVGEQSALLAAGYFIIAARAVGLDVGPIGGFDAGAVDAAFFPEGRWRSMLLVNLGYGDASRLFPRNPRLSFDEACRII, encoded by the coding sequence ATGGCCTCGGCCCGTGACGAGGAGCTCGCGCTCCTCTTTCGTGATGCACGTACCCACAACGTCTGGCTCGACCAGCCCGTCTCGGACGACCTGCTGCGACAGGTCTACGACCTCGCCCGGATGGGCCCCACGGGAGGGAATGCCAACCCTCTTCGGGTGGGCTTCGTGAAGAGCGCCGAGGCGAAGGCCCGCCTGCTCGCCTCCGTCGCGCCCCAGAACGTCGACAAGGTGCGGACGGCTCCGGTCACCGCGATCCTCGCCTACGACAGGGACTACCACGAGCGACTGCTCCAGCTCTTTCCCGCTCGCCCCGAATTCTACGAGCGCTTCTCCCAGATGCCGGTGGAGCGCCGGAACCGGGTCGGGGAGCAGAGCGCGCTGCTCGCGGCGGGCTACTTCATCATCGCCGCGCGCGCGGTGGGACTCGACGTGGGCCCCATCGGGGGATTCGATGCGGGAGCGGTCGACGCGGCGTTCTTCCCGGAGGGACGCTGGCGTTCGATGCTGCTCGTCAACCTCGGCTACGGGGATGCCTCCAGGCTCTTCCCTCGCAATCCCCGGCTGTCATTCGACGAAGCCTGCCGGATTATCTGA
- a CDS encoding type VI secretion IcmF C-terminal domain-containing protein produces the protein MAGEKQPVAAAASAAVTTMEAAKPYLTYILIGLGVLLAIALVVGLVWWWRKRRRNAPRPEPRKRLEARALARIRQRFLSALPVRYRLAVLDFPTVVVLGPAGSGKTTLIDLEVDWRRQERQFMPSHTSDPLLQIFLGPDKVVQEVSASLLEDDSQEARTALGRLWKSTFRRQRGRVVIALDARWLAETPPDEVRRVIQLMRGKINLLSEVTKGSVETRVCLTHMDAMEGFEDFAYLLRGHGVPLHWDVPPPGEEARLATGLQPMEQYFALGLVSLSVDAFGRLEEFYARGGESFAALARFVTGLGEGGTLSYRPELTRVYLSSPAPEARSAGVFSIAREKRNVELRARYRAKHLRRCAVLLALGCLPVLAAYGNFFSKLAAAQRHMEDFEATVQRLGQQHLTASGEVVVDKGQGAMQAMDAMLLAARYFPPLSHSFTDEQEVLRAQLSNTVRLSYLKPLMESCQEQCQRCGALIPGCAPSELTGSRSLWAPSHPDERCEREALCRPEQMLHLMAVVRASRSDDMGRFILSGLNGQYRKRWNWAGETLDLVGTRASDKEASWMQATGLREEVVGDYIVSSDTAWRAGMQTQAQVPWMRWPYEWLTEESYLGPWRDHLLRLQMVLGARELNLEQWRTLASERKRLQLTLAQSVSYTSAHKMLALLDASGAPESQATLKGVESTIDALDWHREHEPMLAAVLRMEEEIDAGLKAAEEMSTAELLTRTGGLFVPTNGDARLEVRVLQQSFEFRPKELSRVLLDKLLRQIEQGQRPFNRPSVGLPPGAVASASESGLGISIEDAMDVGRVAAMPSGHGSEWLNFETDIRPLVDEFTMRMTDSKLSRAEAAQRQGYVLKKVANFGQRYRQDLLVKYRDYRFTATTTTLASELSAVTQPTSELVAMLREVATGAGIGPMEGPYYEPLRQELSAFRPIVQLMTPNKDGQTAELAAYLLLVSQLHTEVSGFNASSPQERMVVPVGLRTGGGAEETATHHDEGGRQLTDLLTPLGRVGLSMLLDEEGSYLRRVDTWLDKQGILGELRRPFREPFLMTRELGRAEVERVLEEQWDWRFRTLLTPLLRRYPFTVEATQELDPTELEVLKRKDGAFWQFVNQVLSPVVEERGTEWMLRRPLRQQLAVPPRMLSMLGRLSKLARLLWDDSGKPQPLMLQVRPLPLPPSGDTGFVTMSFLKCGEAAAFGFNQTPAWQDFPLAWWEPRSASVGVELRVPGREGKRYRSTELSRSSWNCFRILDAATFDAEHNAIWPLPGPDGSQSSEIRLRFGMRGGPWTLFQEVTR, from the coding sequence ATGGCGGGCGAGAAGCAACCGGTCGCGGCGGCCGCGAGCGCGGCGGTGACGACGATGGAGGCAGCCAAGCCCTACCTGACGTACATCCTGATCGGCCTCGGGGTGCTCCTCGCGATCGCCCTCGTGGTGGGGTTGGTGTGGTGGTGGCGCAAGCGGCGGCGCAACGCGCCCCGGCCGGAGCCGCGCAAGAGGCTGGAGGCGCGGGCGCTGGCGCGCATCCGCCAGCGCTTCCTGAGCGCCCTGCCCGTGCGCTACCGGCTGGCGGTGCTGGACTTCCCCACCGTGGTGGTGCTGGGGCCCGCGGGCTCCGGCAAGACGACGCTCATCGACCTGGAGGTGGACTGGCGGCGGCAGGAGCGCCAGTTCATGCCCAGCCACACGTCGGACCCGCTGCTGCAGATCTTCCTGGGGCCGGACAAGGTGGTGCAGGAGGTCTCCGCGTCGCTCCTGGAGGATGACTCGCAGGAGGCGCGCACCGCGCTGGGCCGGCTGTGGAAGTCGACCTTCCGCCGGCAACGCGGCCGGGTGGTCATCGCGCTGGACGCGCGGTGGCTGGCGGAGACGCCGCCGGACGAGGTGCGCCGGGTCATCCAGCTGATGCGCGGGAAGATCAACCTCCTGTCGGAGGTCACCAAGGGCTCCGTGGAGACGCGCGTGTGCCTGACGCACATGGACGCGATGGAGGGCTTCGAGGACTTCGCGTACCTGCTGCGCGGCCATGGCGTCCCCCTGCACTGGGACGTGCCGCCGCCGGGCGAGGAGGCGCGGCTGGCGACGGGGCTGCAGCCCATGGAGCAGTACTTCGCGCTCGGCCTGGTGTCGCTGTCGGTGGACGCGTTCGGGCGGTTGGAGGAGTTCTACGCGCGCGGGGGCGAGTCCTTCGCGGCGCTGGCGCGCTTCGTCACCGGGCTGGGCGAGGGCGGCACGCTCTCCTACCGTCCGGAGCTGACGCGGGTGTACCTGTCGTCGCCTGCGCCGGAGGCGCGCTCGGCGGGCGTGTTCAGCATCGCGCGGGAGAAGCGCAACGTCGAGCTGCGCGCGCGCTACCGGGCCAAGCACCTGCGCCGGTGCGCGGTGCTGCTGGCGTTGGGGTGCCTGCCGGTCTTGGCGGCCTACGGCAACTTCTTCTCGAAGCTGGCGGCGGCGCAGCGGCACATGGAGGACTTCGAGGCCACGGTGCAGCGGCTCGGGCAGCAGCACCTGACGGCCTCCGGCGAGGTGGTGGTGGACAAGGGTCAGGGCGCGATGCAGGCCATGGACGCGATGCTGCTGGCCGCGCGCTACTTCCCGCCCCTGAGCCACAGCTTCACGGACGAGCAGGAGGTCCTCCGGGCCCAGCTCTCCAACACCGTGCGCCTGTCCTACCTCAAGCCCCTCATGGAGAGCTGCCAGGAGCAGTGCCAGCGCTGTGGCGCGCTCATCCCCGGCTGCGCCCCGTCCGAGCTGACGGGGAGCCGCTCCCTGTGGGCGCCGTCGCATCCGGACGAGCGCTGCGAGCGCGAGGCGCTCTGCCGGCCGGAGCAGATGCTGCACCTGATGGCGGTGGTGCGCGCGTCGCGCAGCGACGACATGGGGCGCTTCATCCTGTCCGGCCTGAACGGGCAGTACCGCAAGCGCTGGAACTGGGCGGGAGAGACGCTCGACCTGGTGGGCACGCGCGCCTCCGACAAGGAGGCCAGCTGGATGCAGGCCACGGGGCTGCGCGAGGAGGTGGTGGGTGACTACATCGTCTCCAGCGACACCGCGTGGCGCGCGGGCATGCAGACGCAGGCGCAGGTGCCGTGGATGCGCTGGCCCTACGAGTGGCTGACGGAGGAGAGCTACCTGGGCCCCTGGCGCGACCACCTCCTGCGGCTGCAGATGGTGCTGGGGGCGCGCGAGCTGAACCTGGAGCAGTGGCGCACGCTCGCGTCGGAGCGCAAGCGGCTCCAGCTCACCCTGGCCCAGAGCGTCTCCTATACGTCCGCGCACAAGATGCTGGCGCTGCTGGACGCGTCCGGCGCGCCGGAGAGCCAGGCCACGCTCAAGGGCGTGGAGAGCACCATCGACGCGCTCGACTGGCACCGCGAGCACGAGCCCATGCTGGCCGCGGTGCTGCGCATGGAGGAGGAGATCGACGCGGGCCTGAAGGCGGCCGAGGAGATGTCCACGGCGGAGCTGCTGACGCGCACGGGGGGCCTGTTCGTGCCCACCAACGGCGACGCGCGCCTGGAGGTCCGCGTGCTCCAGCAGTCCTTCGAGTTCCGGCCGAAGGAGCTGTCGCGGGTGCTGCTGGACAAGCTCTTGCGCCAGATCGAGCAGGGCCAGCGGCCCTTCAACCGTCCCTCGGTGGGGCTGCCGCCCGGCGCGGTGGCGTCCGCGTCGGAGAGCGGGCTGGGCATCTCCATCGAGGACGCGATGGACGTGGGCCGTGTGGCCGCCATGCCCTCCGGCCACGGTTCGGAGTGGTTGAACTTCGAGACGGACATCCGGCCGCTGGTGGACGAGTTCACCATGCGGATGACGGACTCGAAGCTGTCGCGGGCGGAGGCCGCCCAGCGCCAGGGCTACGTGTTGAAGAAGGTGGCGAACTTCGGGCAGCGCTACCGGCAGGACCTGCTGGTGAAGTACCGCGACTACCGCTTCACGGCGACGACGACGACGCTGGCGTCGGAGCTGTCCGCGGTGACGCAGCCCACGTCGGAGCTGGTGGCGATGCTGCGCGAGGTGGCCACGGGCGCGGGCATCGGCCCCATGGAGGGGCCGTACTACGAGCCGCTGCGCCAGGAGCTGTCGGCGTTCCGCCCCATCGTGCAGCTCATGACGCCGAACAAGGACGGACAGACGGCCGAGCTCGCGGCGTATCTGCTGCTGGTGTCGCAGCTGCACACGGAGGTGTCCGGCTTCAACGCGTCCAGCCCGCAGGAGCGGATGGTCGTCCCCGTGGGCCTGCGCACCGGCGGGGGCGCGGAGGAGACGGCCACCCACCACGACGAAGGGGGCCGGCAGCTGACGGACCTGCTGACGCCGCTGGGGCGGGTGGGCCTGTCGATGCTGCTCGACGAGGAGGGGTCGTACCTGCGCCGGGTGGACACGTGGCTGGACAAGCAGGGCATCCTCGGCGAGCTGCGGCGGCCGTTCCGCGAGCCGTTCCTGATGACGCGCGAGCTGGGCCGTGCGGAGGTGGAGCGCGTGCTGGAGGAGCAGTGGGACTGGCGCTTCCGCACGCTGCTGACGCCGCTGCTGCGCCGCTACCCGTTCACGGTGGAGGCCACGCAGGAGCTGGACCCGACGGAGCTGGAGGTGCTCAAGCGCAAGGACGGCGCCTTCTGGCAGTTCGTGAACCAGGTGTTGTCGCCGGTGGTGGAGGAGCGCGGCACGGAGTGGATGCTGCGCCGGCCGCTGCGCCAGCAGCTCGCGGTGCCGCCGCGCATGCTGAGCATGTTGGGGAGGCTGTCGAAGCTGGCGCGGCTGTTGTGGGACGACAGCGGCAAGCCCCAGCCGCTCATGTTGCAGGTGCGTCCCCTGCCCCTGCCGCCCTCCGGGGACACCGGCTTCGTCACCATGTCGTTCCTCAAGTGCGGCGAGGCGGCGGCCTTCGGCTTCAACCAGACGCCGGCGTGGCAGGACTTCCCGCTGGCGTGGTGGGAGCCGCGGTCCGCGTCGGTGGGCGTGGAGCTGCGCGTGCCGGGCCGCGAGGGCAAGCGCTACCGCTCCACGGAGCTGTCGCGCTCGTCGTGGAACTGCTTCCGCATCCTGGACGCCGCGACGTTCGACGCCGAGCACAACGCCATCTGGCCGCTGCCGGGGCCGGATGGTTCGCAGAGTTCGGAGATCCGGCTGCGCTTCGGCATGCGCGGGGGCCCCTGGACCCTCTTCCAGGAGGTGACGCGATGA
- a CDS encoding DotU family type IV/VI secretion system protein yields MKMTHWKAILVAYRRMDDLLDRELGSASLAQEQRERLSFGAMDAIARSLASEFDRLRVALGEDLRSDDVEKTLQPLAFLVDEKVLGRLALDDAQHWPLIQLRLFGVDSGGDLFFELAETCLRRQDTAPLLFEVLHFCLTAGFTGRHVGHPARLREYREQLAARIPKPEIAAPEVSTEGAGPPPPTLYDFPWRYYAVTVAIIIAVPVVLWHLSN; encoded by the coding sequence ATGAAGATGACGCACTGGAAGGCCATCCTCGTGGCCTATCGGCGGATGGACGACCTGCTCGACCGCGAGCTGGGCTCCGCGTCGCTGGCCCAGGAGCAGCGCGAGCGGCTGTCCTTCGGGGCCATGGACGCCATCGCCCGCAGCCTCGCCTCCGAGTTCGACCGGCTGCGCGTGGCGCTGGGCGAGGACCTGCGCTCAGACGACGTGGAGAAGACGCTCCAGCCCCTGGCCTTCCTCGTGGACGAGAAGGTGCTGGGGCGGCTGGCGCTCGACGACGCGCAGCACTGGCCGCTCATCCAGCTGCGCCTGTTCGGCGTCGACTCCGGCGGCGACCTCTTCTTCGAGCTGGCCGAGACGTGCCTGCGCCGGCAGGACACCGCCCCCCTGCTCTTCGAGGTGCTGCACTTCTGCCTCACCGCCGGCTTCACCGGCCGTCACGTGGGGCACCCGGCGCGGCTGCGCGAGTACCGCGAGCAGCTGGCGGCCCGCATCCCCAAGCCGGAGATCGCCGCCCCGGAGGTCTCCACCGAGGGTGCGGGCCCGCCCCCACCCACGCTCTATGACTTCCCCTGGCGCTACTACGCCGTGACGGTGGCCATCATCATCGCGGTGCCCGTGGTGCTGTGGCACCTGTCGAACTGA
- a CDS encoding type VI secretion system baseplate subunit TssF, whose product MTGPTDRLHQDFLEEMASLERFRQRFHERYPAAPLEREDPDVRRLIEAMAFFSVQTRHATLHNLRSTWRRLFAGFFDFLLEPLPTRAVVRAMPTGKMGEPVVLPRGTELRLTPAEGEPGTFRLQRDLRVLPVELASTEVRPLVRGGHRLILTFESRHERVDPVGTLSLHVRHLDEYLPSLAVFHALRQHLRGASVVYHDLADEHSTGSPCEVSFDREPPAPDDSEAYAHPLQRLRSFFLFPETELFLHVAVPPTRGEWRRFSLCLDLAQQWSVGRSHRPDFLVPFAVPVENLRAEPAQVISTDGTRSEHPIRNMSAGREMALHSVTGVYEMTKTGLAPLRPAHLPGTGPGYEVEDVPTENGPSPHLVLRMPEAFTAPRKLLVEALWHQPRFSTEASGRISVSVPGRHIEGLEWSLVGQLQPHRESALRDDLTALTQLLAWKAQATLGLDELRAVLQHLGTPSEGPFRRVLPLLRELSVSRVPDSAMRGSGLRNVYEVVLEPFEPGFEPLVVCFLARVRDLLDAWNHEATVEIRATVAGVGPLTLPGAA is encoded by the coding sequence ATGACCGGCCCCACCGACCGCCTGCACCAGGACTTCCTCGAGGAGATGGCCTCGCTGGAGCGCTTCCGCCAGCGCTTCCACGAACGCTACCCGGCCGCGCCGCTGGAGCGAGAGGACCCGGACGTGCGCCGCCTCATCGAGGCGATGGCCTTCTTCTCCGTGCAGACGCGCCACGCCACGCTGCACAACCTGCGCTCCACCTGGCGCCGGCTCTTCGCGGGCTTCTTCGACTTCCTGCTGGAGCCGCTGCCCACGCGCGCGGTGGTGCGCGCCATGCCCACCGGGAAGATGGGCGAGCCGGTGGTGCTGCCGCGCGGCACGGAGCTGCGCCTGACGCCGGCCGAGGGCGAGCCAGGCACCTTCCGGCTCCAGCGCGACCTGCGCGTGCTGCCCGTGGAGCTGGCGTCCACGGAGGTGCGCCCCCTGGTGCGCGGCGGGCACCGGCTCATCCTCACCTTCGAGTCGCGCCACGAGCGCGTCGACCCGGTGGGGACGCTGAGCCTGCACGTGCGCCACCTGGACGAGTACCTGCCGTCGCTGGCGGTGTTCCACGCGCTGCGCCAGCACCTGCGCGGCGCGAGCGTCGTCTACCACGACCTGGCGGACGAGCACTCCACGGGCTCGCCGTGCGAGGTGTCCTTCGACCGGGAGCCGCCGGCGCCGGACGATTCGGAGGCGTACGCGCACCCGCTGCAGCGGCTGCGCTCGTTCTTCCTCTTCCCGGAGACGGAGCTGTTCCTCCACGTCGCGGTGCCGCCCACGCGCGGCGAGTGGCGCCGCTTCAGCCTGTGCCTGGACCTGGCCCAGCAGTGGAGCGTGGGCCGCTCCCACCGGCCGGACTTCCTGGTCCCCTTCGCGGTGCCGGTGGAGAACCTGCGCGCCGAGCCCGCCCAGGTCATCAGCACGGACGGCACGCGCTCCGAGCACCCCATCCGCAACATGAGCGCGGGCCGGGAGATGGCGCTGCACTCGGTGACGGGCGTGTACGAGATGACGAAGACGGGGCTTGCGCCCCTGCGCCCCGCGCACCTGCCGGGCACCGGCCCCGGCTACGAGGTGGAGGACGTGCCCACGGAGAACGGGCCGTCGCCCCACCTGGTGCTGCGCATGCCGGAGGCGTTCACCGCCCCGCGCAAGCTGTTGGTGGAGGCGCTGTGGCACCAGCCGCGCTTCTCCACGGAGGCGTCGGGGCGCATCTCGGTGAGCGTGCCGGGCCGGCACATCGAGGGCCTGGAGTGGAGCCTGGTGGGCCAGCTGCAGCCCCACCGCGAGAGCGCCCTGCGCGACGACCTGACGGCGCTCACCCAGCTGTTGGCCTGGAAGGCCCAGGCGACGCTGGGGCTGGACGAGCTGCGCGCGGTGCTCCAGCACCTGGGCACGCCCTCGGAGGGGCCGTTCCGCCGGGTGTTGCCGCTGCTGCGCGAGCTGTCGGTGTCGCGCGTGCCGGACAGCGCCATGCGCGGCTCGGGCCTGCGCAACGTGTACGAGGTGGTGCTGGAGCCCTTCGAGCCCGGCTTCGAGCCGCTGGTGGTGTGCTTCCTCGCGCGGGTGAGGGACCTGCTCGACGCGTGGAACCACGAGGCCACGGTGGAGATACGGGCGACCGTCGCGGGCGTGGGCCCGCTCACCCTCCCGGGAGCTGCCTGA
- a CDS encoding GPW/gp25 family protein, whose product MGRASFFDKFAPRDARPPRGGRGELEHVLRNLEAVLNTKEGYGFFRRDFGLGEYTEKYGTRELVETLTRELREEIGRNEPRLTNVELTMRGRDAGLWLHFGLVGTVAGERHKLRLRFDTLSGHVRVEEEP is encoded by the coding sequence ATGGGACGCGCTTCGTTCTTCGACAAATTCGCCCCCCGCGACGCCCGGCCGCCCCGGGGAGGCCGCGGCGAACTGGAGCACGTGCTCCGCAACCTGGAAGCCGTGCTCAACACCAAGGAGGGCTACGGCTTCTTCCGCCGCGACTTCGGCCTGGGTGAGTACACGGAGAAGTACGGCACCCGCGAGCTGGTGGAGACGCTCACCCGCGAGCTGCGCGAGGAGATTGGCCGCAACGAGCCGCGGCTGACGAACGTGGAGCTGACGATGCGCGGACGCGACGCGGGGCTGTGGCTGCACTTCGGCCTGGTGGGCACCGTCGCCGGCGAGCGCCACAAGCTGCGCCTGCGCTTCGACACGCTCAGCGGCCACGTCCGCGTGGAGGAGGAGCCGTGA
- the tssK gene encoding type VI secretion system baseplate subunit TssK: MSPFKLARVRWHVGQTLLPEHFEAQDESLEAEVRLHASLSGTPGYGVAAMAWSEPLLAGGSLSVSHLTAVTPAGFVVDVPGNAVLPPFSLEGTGRAEVTVYLHVMGDTTDAEGVRLYAEDPPVLERVLRQLRLSAEPVLDGAKDTLPLAVFRRDTEGVWRLTEDLVPPLLLVGPHPFLGALLQRLEALLEQSRHQLIARLSDSYLRTDRLTNARRALCEVQRLQAMVGDMQRHVSPHPYAFFDALRALYFEACCYLELMPDAKLPVYQHDAPGKGFSRWLELLTRALQPEATRATHRAFTARDGQFVFNPLPPEVRESGELYMLVQRRQAGEPLPVDGVKLAGPSRLATVRRMALKGIPFHHVPHPSFPHALGPEIDWYQLSQGEEWQFALREDGLAFYATPALQGAQVSLFWRRS, encoded by the coding sequence ATGTCCCCCTTCAAGCTCGCACGGGTCCGGTGGCACGTCGGTCAGACGCTGCTCCCGGAGCACTTCGAGGCGCAGGATGAGTCGTTGGAGGCGGAGGTCCGCCTCCATGCCTCGTTGTCCGGCACGCCAGGGTATGGCGTGGCGGCCATGGCCTGGAGCGAGCCGTTGCTGGCCGGTGGCAGCCTGTCCGTCTCGCACCTGACGGCGGTCACCCCAGCCGGCTTCGTGGTGGACGTGCCCGGCAACGCCGTCCTGCCGCCCTTCTCCCTGGAGGGCACCGGGCGCGCGGAGGTCACCGTGTACCTGCACGTCATGGGGGACACGACGGACGCGGAAGGGGTGCGGCTGTACGCGGAGGACCCGCCGGTGCTCGAGCGGGTGCTGCGACAGCTGCGCCTGTCCGCGGAGCCGGTCCTGGACGGAGCGAAGGACACGCTCCCCCTGGCCGTGTTCCGCAGGGACACCGAGGGCGTGTGGCGGCTGACGGAGGACCTGGTGCCTCCGCTGCTGCTGGTGGGTCCCCACCCGTTCCTCGGTGCCCTGCTCCAACGATTGGAAGCGCTGCTGGAGCAGTCCCGCCACCAGCTCATCGCGCGCCTGTCCGACAGCTACCTGCGCACCGACCGGCTCACCAACGCGCGCCGCGCGCTGTGCGAGGTGCAGCGCCTGCAGGCGATGGTCGGCGACATGCAGCGCCACGTCTCGCCGCACCCCTATGCCTTCTTCGACGCCCTGCGCGCCCTCTACTTCGAGGCGTGCTGCTACCTGGAGCTGATGCCGGACGCGAAGCTGCCCGTGTACCAGCACGACGCTCCGGGCAAGGGCTTCTCCCGGTGGTTGGAGCTGCTCACGCGCGCGCTCCAGCCGGAGGCCACCCGCGCCACGCACCGGGCCTTCACCGCGCGCGACGGACAGTTCGTCTTCAACCCGCTGCCGCCGGAGGTGCGCGAGAGCGGCGAGCTGTACATGCTGGTCCAGCGGCGCCAGGCGGGCGAGCCGCTCCCGGTGGACGGCGTGAAGCTGGCGGGGCCCTCGCGCCTGGCCACCGTGCGCCGCATGGCCCTCAAGGGCATCCCCTTCCACCACGTGCCGCACCCGTCGTTCCCCCACGCGCTGGGGCCCGAAATCGACTGGTACCAGCTGTCCCAGGGCGAGGAGTGGCAGTTCGCGCTGCGCGAGGACGGCCTGGCCTTCTACGCCACCCCGGCGCTCCAGGGCGCCCAGGTATCCCTCTTCTGGCGCAGGTCATGA